The following are from one region of the Pseudomonas putida genome:
- a CDS encoding sigma-70 family RNA polymerase sigma factor: MIEADAESGGGRARFVQVFQAQRARMEALVSRRVGCRATASDLVQELFLRFWRRPEVKVEALDTYLLRCAGNLAIDHLRSEGSRERAAEAVLPLDDAAMAQAPEQAVEVDHDLQRIEAALRALPERTRQIFLLNRIHGCKYGEIAKAMQLSQSAVEKHMMRALEACKASVAEPASTPRRPGSARR, translated from the coding sequence ATGATCGAGGCGGATGCCGAAAGCGGCGGCGGGCGTGCGCGCTTCGTCCAGGTGTTCCAGGCTCAGCGGGCCCGCATGGAGGCACTGGTGAGCCGCCGGGTCGGCTGCCGGGCCACGGCATCGGACCTGGTGCAGGAGCTGTTCCTGCGCTTCTGGCGCCGGCCCGAGGTCAAGGTCGAGGCGCTGGACACTTACCTGCTGCGTTGTGCCGGCAACCTGGCCATCGACCACTTGCGTAGTGAAGGCAGCCGCGAACGTGCGGCCGAAGCAGTGCTGCCGCTGGATGACGCGGCCATGGCCCAGGCACCGGAGCAGGCCGTGGAGGTAGACCACGACTTGCAGCGCATCGAGGCTGCCTTGCGCGCCTTGCCTGAACGTACCCGGCAGATCTTCCTGCTCAACCGTATCCACGGCTGCAAGTACGGTGAGATCGCCAAGGCCATGCAACTGTCCCAGAGCGCTGTGGAAAAGCATATGATGCGCGCCCTCGAAGCGTGCAAGGCGAGTGTTGCCGAGCCCGCGTCCACCCCACGCCGGCCAGGGAGCGCCCGTCGATGA
- a CDS encoding DUF3325 domain-containing protein — protein sequence MLGNALIAYAGFVALCLAMEKHFVDLLGRKPRHGQSRLLRSVGWLLLVLSLVFSIQLRGWAHGLVEWTAVLMAGVTLWVFGLPYQPRLLLGLAAASVVLGPLLAVFAE from the coding sequence ATGCTGGGTAATGCACTGATCGCTTACGCCGGCTTCGTTGCCCTGTGCCTGGCCATGGAAAAACACTTCGTCGACCTGCTCGGGCGCAAGCCGCGCCACGGGCAGTCGCGTCTGTTGCGCAGCGTCGGCTGGCTGCTGCTGGTGCTGTCGCTGGTGTTCAGTATACAGCTGCGGGGCTGGGCCCATGGCCTGGTGGAGTGGACCGCCGTGCTGATGGCCGGGGTGACCCTGTGGGTGTTCGGCCTGCCCTACCAGCCCCGCCTGTTGCTGGGCCTGGCCGCCGCCAGCGTGGTGCTGGGGCCGTTGCTGGCCGTGTTCGCCGAGTGA
- a CDS encoding PepSY-associated TM helix domain-containing protein, producing the protein MKEGFRQAMAWLHTWTGLIFGWLLFAIFLTGTLSYFKEEITHWSQPEVHRHALDPAHSLEVAQRYLQDNAGHSGTWLIRMPNAREAALSVGYRDPNGGPRGFASKTLDTQTGQPVEARDSRGGEFFYRFHFQLQMPYPFGRWLSTFCALIMLLGLVTGIITHKKFFKEFFTFRPGKGQRSWLDGHNAIGVLVLPFHLMISYSSLVLFMYMVMPAGIMAGYGNDTGKYFNDLFGRNDAPKAAHVAAPLVPLPSLYAKVQGLQPGARIGRIQVENAGDSNARVTFTQSAADHVAYRRSANWTFDGASGALLSQGKPESGVMMAAFSFAGLHMGNFAGPWLRWLYFFFGLAGTAVIGTGLVMWLGKRQLKHAGSERLPGELRLVEVLNIASMSGLLLAVAGFFWANRLIPTGVEGRADWEVNAFFTAWGLSLVHAMLRSGRRAWGEQLALGALAFALLPLLNGLTTGQGLNHSLQAGDWAMAGFDLTALGTGLFLAWLAGKMLRSPKPMAKRASRAAKKPSTQTAGAS; encoded by the coding sequence ATGAAAGAAGGCTTCCGCCAGGCAATGGCCTGGCTGCACACCTGGACCGGCCTGATCTTCGGCTGGCTGTTGTTCGCCATCTTCCTCACCGGCACGCTGTCGTATTTCAAGGAAGAAATCACCCATTGGTCGCAGCCAGAAGTGCACCGCCATGCGCTGGACCCGGCCCATAGCCTGGAGGTGGCCCAGCGCTACCTGCAGGACAACGCCGGGCACTCGGGCACCTGGCTGATCCGCATGCCCAACGCACGCGAGGCCGCCTTGAGCGTGGGCTATCGCGACCCCAATGGCGGGCCGCGCGGCTTCGCCAGCAAAACGCTCGATACCCAGACCGGCCAGCCGGTAGAGGCTCGCGACAGTCGCGGTGGCGAGTTCTTTTACCGGTTCCACTTCCAGCTGCAGATGCCATACCCCTTCGGCCGCTGGCTGTCGACGTTCTGTGCCTTGATCATGCTGCTGGGGCTGGTCACCGGCATCATCACCCACAAGAAGTTCTTCAAGGAGTTCTTCACCTTCCGCCCCGGCAAGGGCCAGCGCTCGTGGCTGGACGGGCACAACGCCATCGGCGTGCTGGTGCTGCCGTTCCACCTGATGATCAGTTACAGCAGCCTGGTGCTGTTCATGTACATGGTGATGCCGGCGGGCATCATGGCCGGCTATGGCAATGACACCGGCAAGTACTTCAACGACTTGTTCGGCCGTAACGATGCGCCCAAGGCGGCCCATGTGGCCGCGCCGCTGGTACCGTTGCCAAGCCTGTACGCCAAGGTGCAGGGCCTGCAACCGGGCGCGCGTATCGGCCGTATCCAGGTGGAAAATGCCGGCGACAGCAATGCCCGCGTCACTTTCACCCAGTCCGCGGCCGACCATGTGGCCTATCGGCGCAGCGCCAACTGGACCTTCGATGGTGCCAGCGGTGCGCTGCTGAGCCAGGGCAAGCCGGAAAGCGGTGTAATGATGGCCGCCTTCAGCTTTGCCGGCCTGCACATGGGCAACTTCGCCGGGCCTTGGCTGCGCTGGCTGTACTTCTTCTTTGGCTTGGCCGGTACTGCGGTGATCGGCACCGGGCTGGTGATGTGGCTGGGCAAACGCCAGCTCAAGCATGCCGGGAGCGAACGCCTGCCGGGCGAACTGCGCCTGGTCGAAGTGCTGAATATCGCCAGCATGAGCGGTCTGCTGCTGGCCGTGGCGGGCTTCTTCTGGGCCAACCGCCTGATCCCGACGGGTGTCGAAGGCCGAGCCGACTGGGAGGTCAATGCTTTCTTCACCGCCTGGGGCCTGTCGCTGGTACACGCCATGCTGCGCAGCGGGCGCCGGGCGTGGGGCGAGCAACTGGCGCTGGGCGCGCTGGCCTTTGCCTTGCTGCCGCTGCTCAATGGCCTGACCACCGGCCAGGGCCTGAACCATTCGCTGCAGGCGGGTGACTGGGCCATGGCCGGCTTCGACCTGACCGCGCTGGGCACTGGCCTGTTCCTGGCCTGGCTGGCCGGCAAGATGTTGCGCAGCCCAAAGCCAATGGCCAAGCGCGCCTCTCGTGCAGCAAAGAAGCCAAGCACTCAAACGGCGGGGGCGAGCTGA
- a CDS encoding DUF3649 domain-containing protein, with product MTRKNAGLSPSYRLAVTSRSLAALLGGYVLASAASVCIALVAPLPRVDATLTGLLLSFVFYLLAFIWCFACRSALRAWLGVLAPSVLLGVISGLAYWMKTP from the coding sequence ATGACGCGCAAAAACGCCGGCCTCTCGCCTAGCTATCGCCTGGCCGTGACCTCACGCAGCCTGGCCGCGCTGCTGGGCGGCTACGTGCTGGCGTCCGCGGCCAGCGTCTGCATTGCTCTGGTAGCGCCGCTGCCACGGGTTGATGCGACGCTCACTGGCCTGCTGCTGTCATTCGTCTTCTACCTGCTGGCGTTCATCTGGTGCTTCGCCTGCCGCAGCGCTTTGCGCGCATGGCTGGGTGTGCTGGCGCCAAGCGTGCTGCTGGGGGTGATCAGCGGGTTGGCCTACTGGATGAAAACCCCATGA
- a CDS encoding HPF/RaiA family ribosome-associated protein, protein MQIQVNSSNHFEGNARLDQWVRSTLQNSLERYEDDLTRIEVHLRDENGAKPGPHDKRCQMEARPKGHQPISVTHTATSLDQAVDGAATKLNHALEHFYGKLRSKRGALELSDPDA, encoded by the coding sequence ATGCAAATCCAGGTCAACAGCAGCAACCATTTCGAAGGCAATGCCCGGCTCGACCAGTGGGTCCGCAGCACACTGCAGAACTCGCTGGAACGTTACGAGGACGACCTCACCCGCATCGAGGTTCACCTGCGCGACGAGAACGGCGCCAAGCCCGGACCGCATGACAAACGCTGCCAGATGGAGGCTCGCCCCAAAGGCCACCAACCGATTTCCGTGACCCACACCGCCACTTCGCTGGACCAGGCGGTCGATGGTGCCGCCACCAAGCTCAACCATGCGCTGGAACACTTCTACGGCAAGCTTCGCAGCAAGCGCGGCGCCCTGGAACTGAGTGACCCGGACGCCTGA
- a CDS encoding DUF3509 domain-containing protein, with amino-acid sequence MNNPFERISAAFAPEYRVNLSIANLDGSIMLTLSDNAGVVAKRLITQAQRNDPVRLQRVIDSIRLGLAIEHSQNPLQVLAALTRDARHEPRHFIAN; translated from the coding sequence ATGAACAACCCATTCGAACGAATCAGTGCTGCATTCGCCCCCGAATACCGGGTCAACCTGAGCATTGCGAACCTCGACGGCAGCATCATGCTGACCCTTTCCGACAACGCTGGCGTGGTCGCCAAGCGCCTCATCACCCAGGCCCAGCGCAATGACCCGGTGCGCCTGCAGCGGGTGATCGACAGCATCCGCCTGGGCCTGGCCATCGAACACAGCCAGAACCCCCTGCAGGTGCTGGCCGCGCTGACCCGTGACGCCCGCCACGAGCCGCGTCATTTCATCGCCAACTGA
- a CDS encoding phosphate-starvation-inducible PsiE family protein, with product MNIKWAEKLRKGLHGSADSLGNLCVEAFHYLALFGIGAITAYAAVVTFMDMLGKGEVSVDDILLLFIYLELGAMVGIYFKTNHMPIRFLLYVAITALTRLLIGDVSHHKAPDAGLLYVCGGILLLAFAILVVRYASYRYPSTKVLDASGKEVEEGK from the coding sequence GTGAACATCAAATGGGCAGAAAAGCTGCGCAAGGGCCTGCACGGCTCGGCCGACTCGCTGGGCAACCTGTGCGTCGAGGCATTCCACTACCTGGCACTGTTCGGCATCGGCGCGATCACCGCCTATGCGGCGGTGGTGACGTTCATGGACATGCTCGGCAAGGGCGAGGTCAGTGTCGATGACATCCTGCTGCTGTTCATCTACCTGGAGCTGGGCGCGATGGTCGGCATCTACTTCAAGACCAACCACATGCCGATCCGCTTCCTGCTGTACGTGGCCATCACCGCACTGACCCGCCTGCTGATCGGCGATGTCTCGCACCACAAGGCGCCGGACGCGGGGCTGTTGTACGTGTGCGGTGGCATCCTGTTGCTGGCGTTCGCAATCCTGGTGGTGCGCTACGCCTCGTATCGCTACCCCTCGACCAAAGTGCTGGATGCCAGCGGCAAGGAAGTGGAGGAGGGCAAATAA
- a CDS encoding YebG family protein — protein MAVEVVYRSSRDPERLFMDKAEADRHDKMLELAERLAEVLHKAVPSLTEQQVEEAGIYMAKNRDVFARAFKSQPDALAELLEGGAVE, from the coding sequence ATGGCCGTCGAAGTGGTGTACCGCAGCAGCCGCGACCCGGAGCGCTTGTTCATGGATAAGGCCGAAGCAGACCGTCACGACAAGATGCTCGAACTGGCCGAGCGCCTGGCCGAAGTACTGCACAAGGCAGTGCCCTCGCTGACCGAACAGCAGGTCGAGGAAGCCGGTATCTACATGGCCAAGAATCGCGATGTGTTCGCCCGTGCGTTCAAGAGCCAGCCGGATGCATTGGCCGAGTTGCTCGAGGGCGGTGCAGTCGAGTGA
- a CDS encoding Glu/Leu/Phe/Val dehydrogenase dimerization domain-containing protein, with protein MFALMQSTRTQSLHLFTDPPTGLKAVVAIHSEQLGPAMGGCRYLPYADDESAMTDAIRLAQGMSYKAALAGLPLGGGKAVIMRNPHVENRAALFEAFGRFIDSMQGRFIIAVDSGTSTLDMDCIAQSTPHVTSTTASGDPSPHAAMGVFAGIRATTSFRLGSDNLQGLRVAVQGLGNVGYALAEQLHAAGADLLVSDLDPGRVRLAVEQFNAHPVTNDALISTPCDIFAPCGVGPVLNGQSVMQLRCAAVAGSANNQLTTLQVADQLESRGILYAPDYVINAGGLIYVALTHRGEDLGTITAHLARIPSRLTEVFGHAQAEKRSPARVAQMLAERLLYG; from the coding sequence ATGTTCGCGCTGATGCAAAGCACCCGTACCCAGTCGCTGCACTTGTTCACCGACCCGCCCACCGGGTTGAAGGCTGTGGTGGCGATCCACAGTGAGCAGTTGGGCCCCGCGATGGGCGGTTGCCGCTATCTCCCTTATGCCGATGATGAAAGCGCCATGACCGACGCCATTCGCCTGGCCCAGGGCATGAGCTACAAGGCGGCGCTGGCCGGCCTGCCACTGGGGGGCGGCAAGGCGGTGATCATGCGCAACCCGCATGTGGAAAACCGCGCCGCGCTGTTCGAGGCCTTTGGCCGCTTCATCGACAGCATGCAAGGGCGCTTCATCATCGCCGTGGACAGCGGTACCTCGACCCTGGACATGGACTGCATTGCCCAGAGCACCCCCCATGTGACCAGCACCACGGCCTCGGGAGACCCCTCACCGCATGCGGCGATGGGGGTTTTTGCCGGCATTCGCGCGACCACTTCGTTCCGCCTTGGCAGTGATAACCTGCAAGGGCTGCGGGTGGCGGTGCAAGGGCTGGGTAATGTCGGTTATGCGCTGGCGGAGCAACTGCATGCGGCGGGGGCGGACCTGCTGGTAAGCGATCTGGACCCTGGGCGGGTGCGGCTGGCGGTGGAGCAGTTCAATGCCCATCCGGTGACCAACGATGCCTTGATCAGCACGCCTTGCGATATCTTTGCCCCTTGCGGCGTGGGGCCGGTGTTGAACGGGCAGAGCGTGATGCAGCTGCGTTGCGCGGCAGTGGCGGGTTCGGCCAACAACCAGCTGACCACCTTGCAGGTAGCTGACCAGCTGGAGTCGCGCGGGATACTGTATGCGCCCGATTACGTAATCAATGCCGGTGGGTTGATCTACGTGGCACTTACCCATCGTGGCGAAGACCTGGGAACCATCACTGCGCACCTGGCGCGGATACCTTCACGGCTGACCGAAGTGTTTGGCCATGCACAGGCTGAGAAGCGCTCGCCGGCGCGGGTGGCGCAGATGCTGGCGGAGCGGTTGTTGTACGGCTGA
- the maiA gene encoding maleylacetoacetate isomerase — protein sequence MELYTYYRSTSSYRVRIALALKGLAYQSLPVNLLQGEQRGEGYVAVNPQGRVPALRTDGGELLVQSPAIIEYLEEVYPQPALLPATAEARAKVRGVAAIIGCDIHPLHNVSVLNRLRQAGQDESQVNQWIGHWISQGLAAVEQLIGDHGFCFGDEPGLADVYLIPQLYAAERFNIDLDSFPRILRVAALAAGHPAFAQAHPAQQPDSPAQ from the coding sequence ATGGAGCTGTACACCTATTACCGTTCCACCTCGTCCTACCGGGTGCGCATTGCTCTGGCACTGAAGGGGCTGGCCTACCAGTCCCTGCCGGTCAACCTGCTGCAGGGTGAGCAGCGCGGTGAAGGTTATGTCGCCGTCAACCCGCAGGGCCGCGTGCCTGCCTTGCGCACTGACGGCGGTGAGCTGCTGGTGCAGTCGCCGGCGATCATCGAGTACCTGGAAGAGGTTTATCCACAGCCCGCGCTGCTGCCTGCCACGGCCGAGGCGCGCGCCAAGGTGCGGGGCGTGGCGGCGATCATAGGCTGCGACATCCATCCATTGCACAACGTCAGCGTGCTCAACCGGCTGCGTCAGGCCGGCCAGGACGAGAGCCAGGTCAACCAGTGGATCGGCCACTGGATCAGCCAAGGGCTGGCGGCAGTGGAGCAGCTGATTGGTGATCACGGCTTCTGCTTCGGTGATGAGCCGGGCCTGGCGGATGTCTACCTGATTCCGCAGTTGTACGCGGCCGAACGCTTCAACATCGACCTCGACAGTTTCCCGCGCATCCTGCGGGTTGCCGCCCTGGCGGCGGGGCACCCGGCGTTCGCCCAGGCCCACCCGGCACAGCAGCCGGACAGCCCGGCTCAGTGA
- the fahA gene encoding fumarylacetoacetase, which translates to MNQTAIARSWVEHANGHSDFPLQNLPLGIFSRPGEARRCGVAIGDAILDLEAVLAAGLFDGAAKAAVEATRGGALNAFFALGRGARVALRERLLVLLGEHSEHQAALQAALYPASACQLHVPAQIGDYTDFYVGIEHAKNVGKLFRPDNPLLPNYKYVPIGYHGRASTIRPSGTDVRRPKGQTLPAGHTEPSFGPCARLDYELELGIWIGQGNDMGQAIPVGDAAEHVAGLCLLNDWSARDIQAWEYQPLGPFLSKSFITTVSPWVVTAEALEPFRCAQPARPEGDPQPLSYLLDKRDQAAGAFDIELEVLLLTERMREQGLAPQRLALSNTRSMYWTVAQLVAHHSVNGCQLQPGDLFGSGTLSGATPGSFGSLLEITEGGKHPVELASGEVRRFLEDGDEIIMRARCARDGVASIGFGECRGTVIPAN; encoded by the coding sequence ATGAACCAGACCGCCATTGCCCGTAGCTGGGTCGAGCACGCCAACGGGCACAGCGACTTCCCGCTGCAGAACCTGCCGTTGGGCATCTTCAGCCGGCCGGGTGAAGCCAGGCGCTGTGGCGTGGCCATCGGCGACGCGATCCTTGACCTGGAGGCGGTGTTGGCCGCCGGCCTGTTCGACGGTGCCGCCAAGGCCGCCGTCGAGGCCACCCGTGGCGGGGCGCTGAACGCCTTCTTCGCCCTCGGCCGCGGTGCCCGCGTTGCCCTGCGCGAGCGCCTGCTGGTGCTGCTGGGCGAGCACAGCGAACACCAGGCTGCGCTGCAGGCCGCACTGTATCCAGCCAGCGCTTGCCAGCTGCATGTACCGGCGCAGATCGGTGACTACACCGACTTCTACGTGGGCATCGAGCACGCCAAGAACGTGGGCAAGCTGTTCCGCCCCGACAACCCGTTGCTGCCCAACTACAAGTACGTGCCAATCGGTTATCACGGCCGCGCCTCGACCATCCGCCCGTCCGGCACCGATGTGCGCCGGCCCAAGGGCCAGACCCTGCCGGCGGGGCACACCGAGCCAAGCTTCGGCCCCTGCGCGCGCCTGGACTATGAGCTGGAGCTGGGTATCTGGATCGGCCAAGGCAATGACATGGGCCAGGCAATCCCGGTAGGCGATGCCGCCGAGCACGTGGCCGGCCTGTGCCTGCTCAACGACTGGTCGGCGCGTGATATCCAGGCCTGGGAATACCAGCCGCTGGGCCCGTTCCTGTCCAAGAGTTTCATCACCACCGTCTCGCCCTGGGTGGTCACCGCCGAAGCGCTGGAGCCGTTCCGCTGTGCCCAGCCGGCGCGCCCGGAAGGCGACCCGCAGCCATTGTCGTACTTGCTGGACAAGCGTGACCAGGCCGCCGGTGCATTCGATATCGAGCTCGAGGTACTGCTGCTGACCGAGCGCATGCGCGAGCAAGGCCTTGCCCCGCAGCGCCTGGCCCTGAGCAACACCCGCAGCATGTACTGGACCGTGGCGCAACTGGTCGCGCACCACAGCGTCAACGGCTGCCAGCTGCAACCGGGCGACCTGTTCGGTTCGGGCACGCTGTCGGGCGCCACGCCAGGTTCGTTCGGCAGCCTGCTGGAGATCACCGAAGGTGGCAAGCACCCGGTGGAACTGGCCAGCGGCGAGGTGCGCAGGTTCCTCGAAGACGGCGACGAGATCATCATGCGCGCCCGTTGCGCGCGTGATGGCGTGGCCAGCATCGGCTTCGGCGAATGCCGTGGCACGGTCATTCCGGCCAACTGA
- a CDS encoding IclR family transcriptional regulator → MVKASSPADNGKQKVRSAEVGTDILKALAELSPSTSLSRLAEHVQMPASKVHRYLQALIASGFAEQDAATNHYGLGREALRVGLAALGSIDVLKIAALPLSQLRDELNESCFVAVWGNQGATVVSIEPAVRAVTVVTQIGSVLPLLTSSTGLVFAAYLPERETVELRDRELAALQHSAADYQPVLAGIRQRGLHHVHGLLMPGVDALSAPVFNAMGQIAAVMTVVGPTSIFHADEHGPAAQRLLAAARETSWRMGYSPAG, encoded by the coding sequence ATGGTCAAAGCCAGCTCCCCCGCCGACAACGGCAAGCAGAAAGTCCGCTCGGCGGAGGTCGGCACCGACATCCTCAAGGCCCTTGCCGAGCTCTCCCCGTCCACCTCCCTGTCGCGCCTGGCGGAACACGTGCAAATGCCGGCGAGCAAGGTGCACCGCTACCTGCAGGCCTTGATCGCCAGCGGCTTTGCCGAGCAGGATGCGGCCACCAACCATTACGGCCTGGGGCGCGAGGCACTTCGGGTAGGGCTGGCGGCACTGGGCAGCATCGATGTGCTGAAGATTGCCGCGCTGCCGTTGTCGCAGTTGCGCGATGAACTGAACGAGAGCTGCTTCGTTGCCGTATGGGGCAACCAGGGCGCGACAGTGGTCAGCATCGAGCCGGCAGTGCGCGCGGTCACCGTGGTAACGCAGATCGGCTCGGTATTGCCGCTGCTCACGTCGTCTACAGGGCTGGTGTTTGCCGCCTACCTGCCCGAGCGCGAGACCGTGGAGTTGCGTGACCGGGAACTGGCCGCCCTGCAGCACAGCGCTGCCGACTACCAGCCGGTGCTGGCGGGCATTCGTCAACGTGGTCTGCACCATGTACATGGGCTGTTGATGCCGGGCGTGGACGCGCTGTCGGCCCCGGTGTTCAATGCCATGGGGCAGATCGCCGCGGTGATGACCGTGGTCGGGCCTACGTCGATCTTCCATGCCGACGAGCATGGCCCGGCGGCTCAACGGCTGCTGGCGGCAGCCCGGGAAACCAGCTGGCGCATGGGCTATTCGCCCGCAGGCTGA
- a CDS encoding SDR family oxidoreductase, producing the protein MSEPVRLQDRVVIVTGAGGGLGRAHALLFASRGARVVVNDLGGSTHGEGASASAADRVVEEIRAAGGSAIANHDSVSHGARIVEQALDSFGRVDVLVNNAGILRDKTFHKMDDSDWEQVYQVHVEGAYKVTRAAWPHLREQNWGRVIFTASTSGIYGNFGQANYGMAKLGLYGLTRTLAIEGRKHGILVNAIAPTGGTRMTEGLIPPQVFERLKPELVSPLVVYLGSEQCQGTGELFEVGGGWVGKVRWERSLGVGFDPREGFTPEQVAENWARIGDFDGAVHPQDSLQALQQMMANLQKYPLG; encoded by the coding sequence ATGAGCGAGCCTGTCCGTCTGCAAGATCGCGTGGTGATCGTCACCGGAGCCGGCGGCGGCCTGGGCCGTGCGCATGCGCTGTTGTTCGCTTCGCGTGGCGCCCGGGTGGTGGTCAACGACCTTGGCGGCTCTACCCACGGTGAAGGTGCCAGCGCCTCCGCCGCCGACCGGGTGGTAGAGGAGATCCGCGCTGCCGGGGGCAGCGCAATCGCCAACCATGATTCGGTCAGCCATGGCGCGCGCATCGTCGAGCAGGCCCTGGACAGCTTCGGCCGGGTCGATGTACTGGTGAACAATGCCGGCATCCTGCGTGACAAGACCTTCCACAAGATGGACGACAGCGACTGGGAGCAAGTCTATCAGGTGCATGTCGAGGGGGCTTACAAGGTCACCCGCGCTGCCTGGCCGCACCTGCGCGAGCAGAACTGGGGGCGGGTGATCTTCACCGCTTCCACCTCCGGCATCTACGGTAACTTCGGCCAGGCCAACTACGGCATGGCCAAGCTGGGCCTGTACGGGTTGACGCGTACCTTGGCAATCGAAGGGCGCAAGCATGGCATCCTGGTCAACGCCATCGCCCCCACGGGTGGCACGCGGATGACCGAAGGACTGATCCCGCCCCAGGTGTTCGAGCGGCTCAAGCCTGAGCTGGTCAGCCCACTGGTGGTGTACCTGGGCAGCGAGCAGTGCCAGGGCACTGGCGAGCTGTTCGAAGTGGGTGGCGGCTGGGTGGGCAAGGTGCGCTGGGAGCGTAGCCTGGGGGTAGGCTTCGATCCTCGCGAAGGTTTTACCCCGGAACAGGTGGCGGAGAACTGGGCACGGATTGGCGACTTCGATGGAGCGGTACACCCGCAAGACAGCTTGCAGGCGTTGCAGCAGATGATGGCGAATTTGCAGAAGTATCCGCTGGGCTGA
- a CDS encoding alpha/beta hydrolase, whose amino-acid sequence MPMAEIPLCIWRTRGQSFDFRGQSIRYWTAGQGEPLLLLHGFPTASWDWRYLWGPLTQRFRVIACDMLGFGDSAKPVDHVYSLIEQADLQQALLAELKVDQPVHLLAHDYGGSVAQELLARHHEQRADIASCVFLNSGLFPESCRMLLIQKLLLSRLGWLVGRSFGRDDLVRSVTQVYGPCTYPSESVLDDFWSLIVANHGTRILHKLVGYMPERRLHRARWVGAMQRQGVPLRFINGVVDPLSGGHMVERYRQLVPEPDTVQLQGIGHYPHTEAPVQVLRHYLAFREQSLNHSRQKVACS is encoded by the coding sequence ATGCCCATGGCCGAAATTCCATTGTGCATCTGGCGTACCCGGGGACAGAGTTTCGATTTCCGGGGCCAGAGCATCCGCTACTGGACCGCAGGGCAAGGAGAGCCCTTGCTTCTGTTGCACGGCTTCCCCACCGCCAGCTGGGATTGGCGCTACCTTTGGGGGCCTTTGACCCAGCGCTTTCGGGTGATCGCCTGCGACATGCTCGGCTTCGGCGATTCGGCCAAGCCGGTCGATCACGTCTACAGCCTGATCGAGCAGGCCGACCTGCAGCAGGCCTTGCTCGCCGAACTGAAGGTCGACCAGCCAGTACATCTGCTGGCTCATGATTACGGCGGCAGTGTGGCTCAGGAACTGCTGGCGCGGCATCATGAACAGCGCGCCGACATCGCCAGTTGCGTGTTCCTCAACAGCGGGTTGTTCCCCGAAAGCTGCCGCATGCTGCTGATCCAGAAGCTGCTGCTCAGCCGCCTGGGCTGGCTGGTAGGGCGCTCGTTCGGGCGCGACGATCTGGTGCGCAGCGTGACTCAGGTCTACGGCCCGTGTACCTACCCCAGTGAGAGCGTGCTGGATGACTTCTGGAGCCTGATCGTCGCCAATCATGGCACGCGCATCCTGCACAAGCTGGTGGGTTACATGCCAGAGCGCAGGTTGCATCGCGCCCGCTGGGTTGGCGCGATGCAGCGCCAAGGCGTGCCGCTGCGCTTCATCAATGGCGTGGTCGACCCGCTTTCCGGCGGGCACATGGTGGAGCGCTACCGGCAACTGGTGCCGGAGCCCGACACCGTGCAGTTGCAGGGCATTGGCCATTACCCGCATACCGAAGCGCCGGTGCAGGTGCTGCGCCATTACCTGGCCTTTCGTGAACAGTCGCTGAACCATTCCCGGCAGAAAGTGGCGTGCTCCTGA